A genomic stretch from Bacterioplanes sanyensis includes:
- the flgL gene encoding flagellar hook-associated protein FlgL has protein sequence MRISTIQTFNNGLNQIMDNQSAVNKTQQQVSTGRKVLTPADDPISATKILQLQQDLAQRDQYDRNITAAENRLKLEDATLQSVTDQLTRLQELTVKAGGGALTLEDRQYIAAEVSQLQNSLVDLFNTRDPNGEHIFAGFKGGTAPFQQNATGRYEYQGDEGQRFLAIGASTTVATGDSGKSLFVDVAAAKNTFTTRSNVLNEGSLQINAGFVVDESIYGDFYPDDIIVTFNPEDAISPPGPNYTVRRASDNRVLEGQIQEPYNEGVEIVVQGVSFKLSGDPESGDQVLIESSPKQSITDTIYRLVEGLNTLGDNPTDSATLDILIEDTLNNLSNAQTSISSVRSEVGARLNTVENTKNLSADVRIVSREVLSKLSDVDFAEAVSRLSQQSFLLEAAQQSYTTITRLSLFNQL, from the coding sequence ATGAGAATTTCGACCATTCAGACGTTTAACAATGGCCTCAATCAGATTATGGATAATCAGTCTGCGGTGAATAAAACCCAGCAGCAGGTCTCTACCGGTAGAAAAGTACTAACGCCTGCCGACGATCCGATTTCGGCCACTAAAATTTTGCAGCTGCAACAGGACTTAGCGCAGCGCGATCAATACGATCGTAACATCACCGCCGCTGAAAACCGTTTAAAACTGGAAGATGCCACGCTGCAGTCTGTCACCGATCAGCTTACCAGGCTACAGGAGTTGACCGTGAAGGCCGGTGGCGGCGCCCTGACTTTGGAAGATCGTCAGTACATAGCCGCAGAAGTGTCGCAACTGCAAAACAGTTTGGTGGATTTATTTAACACACGCGACCCCAACGGCGAGCATATTTTTGCGGGTTTCAAAGGGGGGACTGCACCGTTTCAGCAAAATGCTACTGGCCGATACGAATATCAAGGCGATGAAGGGCAGCGTTTTCTTGCAATTGGCGCATCGACCACCGTGGCCACTGGCGACAGTGGTAAAAGCTTATTCGTTGATGTGGCGGCGGCCAAAAATACCTTTACCACCCGCAGCAATGTGCTGAATGAGGGCTCGCTGCAAATCAACGCCGGTTTTGTCGTGGATGAATCCATTTACGGTGACTTCTACCCTGACGACATCATCGTGACCTTTAATCCAGAAGATGCCATTTCTCCGCCGGGGCCAAACTACACGGTGCGCCGAGCTTCCGATAACCGCGTACTCGAGGGGCAGATTCAAGAGCCCTATAACGAAGGCGTGGAGATTGTGGTGCAAGGCGTGAGTTTTAAACTGTCGGGGGACCCTGAGTCCGGCGATCAGGTCTTAATCGAGTCGTCACCGAAACAGAGCATCACCGACACCATCTATCGCTTGGTCGAAGGGCTGAATACCTTGGGCGATAACCCCACCGATTCGGCCACCTTGGACATATTGATCGAAGACACCTTGAACAACTTGTCCAACGCGCAGACATCAATTTCCTCTGTTCGCAGTGAGGTTGGTGCTCGGCTAAATACGGTGGAAAACACCAAAAACCTGTCGGCGGATGTGCGTATCGTCAGTCGTGAAGTGCTGTCTAAACTGTCAGACGTTGATTTTGCCGAAGCCGTCAGCCGTCTGTCGCAACAAAGCTTCCTGCTGGAAGCGGCGCAACAGAGCTATACCACCATCACTCGTCTTTCTTTGTTTAACCAGCTCTAA